The Oncorhynchus nerka isolate Pitt River linkage group LG11, Oner_Uvic_2.0, whole genome shotgun sequence genome includes the window CGGTAACAGCACAACTGTGCAGTCAGTGAGATACAGGAGAGAAATGGAACTCCAtgactgaaaagagagagagagagagagagagagagagagagagagagagaagaaaaaataAACAAGTCCAACAACATCataggggaggagtggaggagaggagtggaggagagaagaacCTTGGAGTCAGCGTCACAAAGCCTCTCCCTTGACGTGATCATTGTTGTTGAGTCCCAGTCTGGGCGAGGGCTTGCTCCTCATACCCTCTGTACCCCCCTGTGACGCCTCCTGGAAGAACAGACCAGGCATCCACATGGACATGATAATCCGTTTGTATTCCTTACGGAAGTTCTGGTTGAGCAGGCCGTAGATGATGGCGTTAAGGCAACTGTTGAAGTACGCCATGAAGTAGCTGACCACGAACAGCCACTCGGGGATCCGTGGCGCCACCGTCTCTGGGTCGATGGCCACAGCCAGACCGATGAAGTTGAGCGGCGCCCAGCAGATGGCAAAGAGCACGAACACCACGAACATGGTGATGAAGTTGCGCATGTCGCTGGGTTTGAGGCGGGGCTTCACCTCTGACTTCACCTTCCTCCTCACCTGGATGACCAGGATCCAGATCCTCAGGTAGCAGAAGGTAACCACGGCGATGGGCACAAAGAAATGAATCACCACCACAGTGATGGTGTACGATGTACTGACGGCCTGGGCAAAGGTACACGAATACACCCTGGGGTCGTACTGGAGCGACCCTACGAAGAAGTTTGGTATGATGGCCAGGATGGTGAGAAGCCAGATGAGCCCCACCAGTAAGAGGGTATTGCGGTAGCTGTACAGCCTGTCGTAGGCAAAGCTGTGGCAGATGTAACAGTAGCGGTTGATGGCGATGCCGGTGATGTTGAAGATGGAGCCAATGACGCTCAGGCCCATCAGGAAACCACTGACCTACAAAGAGAGAGCGAAAACAGAAGCCCTGTTTATACTTGGTTCTAACATTCAGCCTTTGTcgtgatcttgtccacattctgaatTTGCCCACATTTTCAGAAATATGTCTCCGCATTGTGACCATATTTCCTCGTCCCTCCCTGTATGCAAATTATTTGACAGCTattctttcaaaataatatttatttattttaagccATATGGATGCCAAAAGTCAATGGTGCCACCTGTAAATCATTTCAGAAGGCAGGATTATTATGATTGAAATGGTTTCATTGTCCAGCTACGTCTATATTTGTAAGATATCCAGACACAATGAGTGCCTGACTACCTCCCGAGGTGGTCAGGAAGATCTAATCATAGTCAAATGACAATCTGTATTTTAATCATCTACACCAGTataaaaatgtgggcacaatcagaatgtggtcAAGATCAAGACAAATAacatgttagaaccaggtataaacagggctagaaaggcagagagacagacagacagacagacagacagacagacagacagacagacagacagacagacagacagacagacagacagacagacagacagacaggcaggcaggcaggcaggcaggcaggcaggcaggcaggcaggcacacagacagacaggtcttaGTCACTTTGCACTGTGTCTCTCCCAGCGACCAGCCGTCATGGAAGATGGCGTAGAGCACCAATGGGTAGGGGTAGAAGGCCACCACAAGGTCAGCAAAGGCCAGGCTCACCACAAACACGTTccctacagaggagagagaccacaacacattAGCTTATTGGTCCTTTAtcaagggaaagggaaagggttaCAGGTAAGGGTTAGGATTGTGGCTAAGGTTTAGGTTTGAGGCTAGGGGTAGGCTTAGGTTTGAGGCTAGGgataggtttggggttagggttgaaccggggtgtgcacatgaagctagggttagtgtgaaggtaaaggttagggttgaaccggggtgtgcacatgaagctagggttagtgtgaaggtaaaggttagggttagtgtgaaggtaaaggttagggttagtgtgaaggtaaaggttagggttagtgtgaaggtaaaggttagggttagtgcttAAAATTGCATTTGAGTTAAAAAAGTGCTTGGCCGTGTCTCAATACCTGTATTTGTGTTCTAAATAGTAGACATTTTGGGTATGTGAAAAAATGTAGTTTTATAGTATGTGAAATTTAGAAATGTTGTATGCTTTAAATGACAGGATGTCATACTAATTTAGGCTTTTGATCTATTAGAATTCGCTGCACACAATTAAGGAAGAGAATCGTCTTTTCGAGACCCATGTGTGTCTGACAACAGCTGAGGCGATGCGCTGTACCAAAATGAACGCATGGCTGGAATCAACGCAATAGTGCATTAGATGACCCATTCTCAGTAGGATGAACCTAGTATGATGATATTTTTTGCTTACTGCATTAGTTTTTACTAAACAGTACATTACAAACAGTATGTAgtacacagtgccactgacacggcctgcaacgaaaacatgcggtctctccttcactgcagccgaggtgagtaagacatttaaacgtgttaaccctcgcaaggctgcaggcccagacggcatccccagccgcgccctcagagcatgtgcagaccagctggccggtgtgtttacggacatattcaatcaatccctataccagtctgctgttcccacatgcttcaagagggccaccattgctcctgttcccaagaaagctaaggtaactgagctaaacgactaccgccccgtagcactcacttccgtcatcatgaagtgctttgagagactagtcaaggaccatatcacctccaccctacctgacaccctagacccactccaatttgcttaccgcccaaataggtccacagacgatgcaatctcaaccacactgcacactgccctaacccatctggacaagaggaatacctatgtgagaatgctgttcatcgactacagatcggcattcaacaccatagtaccctccaagctcgtcatcaagctcgagaccctgggtctcgaccccgccctgtgcaactgggtactggacttcctgacgggccgcccccaggtggtgagggtaggcaacaacatctcctacccgctgatcctcaacactggggccccacaagggtgcgttctgagccctctcctgtactccc containing:
- the LOC115118395 gene encoding melatonin receptor type 1B-B-like — its product is MPENVSFSRNRTELEARPGARPAWAITVLASVLIFTTVVDVLGNLLVIISVLRNRKLRNAGNVFVVSLAFADLVVAFYPYPLVLYAIFHDGWSLGETQCKVSGFLMGLSVIGSIFNITGIAINRYCYICHSFAYDRLYSYRNTLLLVGLIWLLTILAIIPNFFVGSLQYDPRVYSCTFAQAVSTSYTITVVVIHFFVPIAVVTFCYLRIWILVIQVRRKVKSEVKPRLKPSDMRNFITMFVVFVLFAICWAPLNFIGLAVAIDPETVAPRIPEWLFVVSYFMAYFNSCLNAIIYGLLNQNFRKEYKRIIMSMWMPGLFFQEASQGGTEGMRSKPSPRLGLNNNDHVKGEAL